ATGGCCCTTACCATTCGGCGGCGAAATTCCGTTAAAAAAATAGAAAGTGCCTCTGGATCCATTGGTTCAGAATACTGAGTAAACCCTCGAATATCACTAAAGAGAATGGTTACTTTTTGACGTTTGCCTTTCGCAATCACTTCCGGTTCCGACACAATTTCCGAAACCAAATCAGGAGAAAAATACCGAGAGAGAGTTGTTTTCTGTGATTCCGCAGCAGCAAATTTTAATAACATTCGTAAACTTCGAAAAATGGCATAGGAGATAGCGAAAACCAAAACAAGATACACGGTAGGTTTTGTGACAAGGGCATCGGATAAAATGAGTTGGTCACCCAAAACATATTCATGCCAATCAGAACCACTCAAAGAGCGAACATCCATTAATGCAAAAATAATAAACCCATAATAACTAAGTAAAAAACATACAAAGGAAAAATTTACTAATGAAAACCGGTATTGAAACAAACAAAGAGATAAAGGAAGCAGGTAAAAAACTACCAAAGGAGTTTTGACGAGAAAGTTTGGATTGCCGTCTCCTTTTAAAATGTACCAATTAAAAATAGTGATCGAGATAAGAAGGTTATCTATAAATAAACTAATATAATCATATTTTGTTTTCCAATGGCCTCTACTTTTTTTTAGAATCTGATAATGGATGAATGTATTCAAAAAATAAATACCAATCGCCACAAAATTGATCAAATAACCAAAAACAGAATCTATATTACTGAGATTGGCCACCGCACTGGCAACGAGGGCCACTCCAATCACATACCGAAACCGAACCGCAAATAAGGCGCCCATTTGTTCCTCTTGGAATAAAAGTTCCGACATATACCGGGGGAACCGATCACGAATGCAGTATACGGAACGAATTGTGTTTGTAAGGGACTGGAACATAGCCAGACATTCCAACAGATAAAGTTTTGGTTGCAAGGGAATTTTCTTTTTGCCAATTCCCGATTGTTTGCGTACAAGTGAAGGATGTTCCCAAACAGGTTCATTTTTCGCTTAGGAAAATTTGGATCCTTTCTCGCCTTGGATGTTGTACTTTCTGTCGTAGCAAATCTTTCTTTTTTTTCTCTCTACTTAAACCAACCCATCCGTCCTAGCCTTATCATTTTTTATATTAGTTCTGTTTGGGCTCTCTATTTGGCTGATCATTTATGGGATGCTTTTCGAGAAAAGGAACGGGTCTCCGACCGAGGGAAGTTTTATTTGAGTTTTCGCCAAGAGATTGTTAGTTTTCTAATTTTTTTGGTTTTCACTTCTCTTTTTATTGGAATTCATTTCGAGTTTTCTTTCCTCGAGAAGAACCTTCCCCTCCTCATTGCTTTTGTTTTTTCAATCTATTTGATTGTGAAGAACCATTCCCCCATTCCCAAAGAAATTTTGGTCTCCGCATTTTATTGTTTAGGCCTACTTGCCCCCTTTGGATCGTTTGGTGGTTTGGATCTGGTTTTTTGGATATTTTTCATCCACGTATTTGCCAATGTCCTTCTGACTTATAATACCGACCGTGAATTTGACCTTTTGCATAATACCTTCACAATGACGAGATATCTAAAACCAAAAACAGTAAAAACCCTAACTCAGATTCTCTTGGGTCTCGGGAGTTTTTGCCTATTATGGGCAAGCATTTGGGGGAACCTTTCTTTTTGGTTTCTTTTGGGGCTCGGATTCACCTATATCTGGCTCGGTGTCTGCAGTTTTCTTACGGGTCGAGAGCATCCTTTTAAGTCGTTTTGTGAACTTTCTTATCTCCCCATGTTCCTTCCCCAGATCTTTTTTTTCTTCTCCCTACTTCCTTAAAAATTAGGGTGGGTTTATGTGGTTACTCATTGTTCATTCGCTTGCAGTTTTGATTTTTATCCTACTTTATGCTTTCCGATTTCGAAAACTAGTGCCAAATCCCGAACAGAATATCCTCTTACAGATCCAAGTTGCCACGAAGGACTGGAAATCGACTCCGAACTTAGTTCTCCTCATTGCTTTTTCCCTTTTCCTCCTCTACCCTCTGACCTTAGGATTTTCCTTCTACCTTCGGACGGATGCAAACGTCCTAGTTGTCATCCTCTGGATCATTTGGGCCTACAATTGGAGCAAATACACTTTCTGGAGAGAATAATGTACTTCCCTTATGACTTCCCTCACGTTTTCTGGTCTAAGGTAATCCACGAAAACGGGGTTAAGGAATGAAAATTGTTGTTCTAGTAAAACAGGTTCCGGATACGGAAACCAATATCAAAGTCGGCGACAAATCGATCAACGAAGCTGGCGTAAAATGGATCATCTCTCCTTATGATGAATTTGCTATCGAAGAGGGAATTAGAATTCGTGAAAAAAGCGGTGGAGAAGTCATCGCAGTGTCCCTCGGTCCAGACCGTGCAGTCGAAGCTCTTCGTACTGCTTACGCTATGGGTGTGGACAGAGCCGTTCATGTAAAAGTGGATGACTACGTAACTTTCGATTCTACTTACACTTCAGAACTTCTTGCAAACCTCATCAAAGCTGAAAATGCAGATGTAGTGATTGGTGGACGTCAATCCATCGATACTGACAGCTCACAAGTAGTTGTTCAAATTGCAGAGAGATTGAATGTTCCTCACGTAGCGATGGCCCTCAAACTTGAGTTTGACGGAAACAAGGTGACTGCAACTCGTGAAATCGAAGGTGGAACTGAAGTGGTTGAAACAACTGCTCCTCTAGCAGTAACTGCTCAAAAAGGTTTGAATGAACCAAGATACCCAAGTTTAAAAGGGATCATGTCTGCGAAGAAAAAACCGGTAGATGTAAAAAAACCGGAAGAACTCGGAGCCACTGGATCTAAACTTGAAGTAGTATCTCTCGAACCACCTCCTCCACGTATCGCTGGTCGAAAACTGGAAGCAGCAGATGCACAAGGTTTTGCATCTCAACTTGTAAAAGCTCTTCGCGAAGAAGCGAAGGTCATCTAAGGAGACGAACATGGCTGATGTTTTAGTAGTTGGTGAATTAAAAAACGGCGAACTCAAAAAAATCTCAAAAGAACTTACCTCCGCAGCTCGCAAAATTGCGGACTCCATTGGTGGTAAAGTTCATACAGTAATCATTACTGACAACGTAGATACGTTTGCTGGTGACTTGAAAGCAGTTGGTGCTGATACAGTAATCGGCGCGAACCTTGGTGAATTTTCTCCTGAAGGTTATGCAAATGGAATTTTTGCAATCATCCAAGAGAAAAAACCAGCAGTGGTTCTCATCCCACACTCTGCTCAAGGAAAAGAATACTCTGCAAGAGTTGCGATCAAAGCAAATGCTGGTATCGTAGCGGATGCAGTAGCTCTTTCTGTTGACGGTGGTAAAGTGGTTGCGAAGAAACCAATTTACTCTGGAAAAGCGTATGCAAATTTCAAAGTAAGTTCTGAGATCCAAATCTTTACAGTACGTGCAAACTCCCAAGAAGTAACTCCAAAAGACGGAGCGGGTGCTGTAGAAAAATCTGGCGCTAGCGCTGGTGACGTAAGAACGAAGTCTCTCTCTAAAGATCTTTCTGGTGGAAACAAAGTGCAACTTGCTGATGCTTCTATCATCGTATCTGGTGGTCGTGGAATCAAAGGACCAGAAAACTGGCCAATCATCCAAGACTTAGCTGACACTCTTGGTGCAGCTCTTGGTGCTTCCCGTGCAACTGTGGATGCAGGATGGATTTCTCACTCACACCAAGTAGGACAAACAGGTAAAACTGTCTCCCCTAATTGTTACATTGCTTGCGGTATCTCCGGAGCCATTCAACATTTAGCGGGTATGGGATCTTCTAAATACATCGTTGCCATCAACAAAGATGGAGATGCTCCTATTTTCAAAGTAGCAACATACGGTGTGGTTGCAGACCTTTTCGAAGTAGTGCCTGCACTTACTTCTGAGTTTAAAAAAGTATTGGGTTAATCCCAATACGAACCTTTCGTCCTTTGAGGAATTTCCTTCCTAAAATTACGATCGTTCTCTTTTTCTCTGTCCCGATGGGTTTCCTTTGGGCAGAGGAAGGAAGAGATCGCTTAAATGCCGTCATCGGCAAAATGAATTCTCTCGAAAGTTTTCGCGCCTCTGTCACCATCAATGGTGGACTTACGGGTGTTGTTTCTTTCAAAAGCCCGAACCAACTTCATGCTCGTTTCAGCGATGGAAGGATCATCTCCTCCAATGGAAGAATCTTATGGTTTTATAACCCAGATTCATCGATTGCTGGGAAACAAGATTTAAAAGGTGTTTCTGGCGGACTGGGGGGACTACTTTCTGGATATGAAAATGTGTCAGTTAGTGGAAGAACATTTCGTCTAACTTCTACTACCAAAAGGTATAATGAAATTATCCTGGTTGTTTCCGATAACGACCTACCTCGTGTACTCAAAATGAAACGTTCCGATGAAGAAATCACTGAAGTGGCATTCTCTGGCATTGCTACCAATATTGGTCTTGGAACCGGACTATTCAACTTCCAACCTCCCACAAGCTCACAGATTGTTGAGAACCCTCTCAACCAAAAGGAGTGATTGTGACTCCGGTTTCACGTACAGAAGCACATAGGGTTTTTGCCGACTTGTACCGTAAAACGCGGACACCGGAACACCAACAACTCATCGATGAGGCCATTTTAAAATCCAACGACGTCTTCATTCGGATTGATCTCATCCGTAAAGTGGATGAAGATTACGAAAATAAAAACAAACCCAAAAAAGAGGATAGCCGCGATCGAGGTTTACCCGAAAGAGATCAACCAAGAAGAGAAGTCATTTCCAGGCCTGCAACTCCTGAACCTAAAACAAAACGTTCTAGCGATTTAGTTACCATCGAAAGCGCCAAACAAAAACAAAACCCAGCAAAAAAAAGAGTCATTGAACAAAGACAAGGTGGCGGTCTCCTTGCGGGATTATTTGGTGGGGGTGGAGGAAACGCAAGTAATTCCATTGGTAAATTTGGGAAAGACACCGGTACGATCGACATTGGACTTTTTGGCAGAAACCCAACCATTTCCAATAATGTAGAAAAACTCTTTCGTGGAATGAAAGAAGATGTTCTCATTCCGACCATCCAAGCCCTTCGTGTTTCCGAACAACAAGGTTGGAGGATTTGGACTCCCCTTGTTTATAATATCATTAATAATTTTAATAAGTTCTTCAATGCTTTTGCATCTCTCGATGCACTGATCCTGGATAAAATTTCTGCGGATATCTTTTTAGAACGTTCTCTAAAGATGCAGATGTTTTATGTACGGTTTCTCCAAAGAAACGATGCAAACGATATCATCCTTTCCAACCTTCCAGATATTGTTAAAATGGATGAAAAACTCACACCAAAACTAAGCAAAATCATGGAAGGTGTGAATTACGCATTAAGCCTAGAAAACACCAAACCTAAGTTATCCGAAGCAATTACAGCATTTTATATTGTAGCTAAAAAAAGAATGTTCACTTGGCCAGAAATTGTATCTGACTTACGAGTTCCTGCCATCCAAGAACATAAATTCCAAGCAGCACGTGAAATCCAAAAAGAAGTGGAGATCACCGTTGCTAAAATTTCTGACGACATCAACACCAGAAGTTTTAAAAAAGAAGAACTACAAAATTTACGTTCTCGTTATTTCTCTATTGATGACAAAGGAAAAATCAGTTTCGATTTTTTGAATATGGTTGTGGATGATTTTATGGCCCACCATATGCCAGAATCTGCAAAAAGCCAAACGGTTAAAAATAGTTACAAATCCCAACCACATAGACTGGTTTATCTATTACTCCGTGATTTACAAACTGTATACATCAACCTGATCGAAGGTTATGTTCGTCTTGGTGACAAAAACCAAAACCAAGAACTTCTCATCATCCAACCCGGACTTTTTCGAAACGAAATTGACCAACTGAATTCACTTGTCCGAACCATTGATAATTTTAACAAAAAGTTCCCAAGTTTTCAATATAGTTTTCAACAATACGGAATAGACTATAACTCTGGCAATGCGGCAAATGACCAAATTGCAGGAACCATTGTCCTTGCCTTACAAGAAGCATCTGAATTTTTCGGAAGTTTTGCGGGTAAACTCAACATCATCGTAGAAAACCATTTGATGGCAAAAGCTACAGAAGCCAAAGGGAAAGTGAACGATAAAATCGTATCCACAAAAGACAAAGTCATTGAAGAGGTGAAAATTGCACAAAGATTCATTCCTCATTTTGACAAATCCGTCGTAGCCAAAGAAAGAATCAATGGAACAAAAGTAGAAGATGTTTTCATCGAATTCACAAAGTACTTATACAATTATGCTGTAATCTTTAAAGACCCTGCAACTACGTCCAAACTCACAGCACATCGTAAAATTGAACAAGAACTCATCAAATTAAACAAAGAATACGAAAGGCTCACCTACTCCACCTTCAACAAAGGAAGTGGTAGTGAAGGAACAAATTCAGAATCTTTTGAAAACAAAAACACCTCTGATCCAATTGACCTTTCTGATACAGAAGGAGAATCATGAGAGTCCTTACCGGATTACAACCCTCAGGCAAACTTCATTTAGGTAATTACTTTTCTGCGATCAAAAAAATTTTGGACTACCAGTCCAAAGAAGAATTGTTTCTCTTCATTGCAAACCTACATGCACTCACAACTTTCAGATCCAAAGAAGAGCTAAAAACCTTCACTTTGGAATGCGCAATCGACTTACTCGCGCTAGGTGTTGATCCTAAAAAAACAGTATTCTGGGTTCAAAGCGATGTTCCCGAAGTTACTGAACTCACTTGGTATTTGTCTCAATCCATTACCGTTTCTCAATTACAACTCGCACATTCTTTCAAAGACAAAGTGGCCAAAGGATTTGTTCCTGGAGCTGGATTATTTACTTATCCCGTCCTTATGGCAAGTGACATCTTACTATTTTCTGCTGAAAAAGTTCCCGTAGGAAAAGACCAAAAACAACATTTGGAATTTGCAAGGGATATCGCAGAAAGATTTAACACACAATTTGGATCTGTGCTTACGATTCCAGAACCTGATATCGATGAAAACACTGCGACCGTTCCTGGTGTGGATGGTGCAAAGATGTCCAAGTCCTATCAAAACACCATCGACTTCTTTGGAACAGAAAAAGAAATCAAAAAGAAAGTGATGTCGATTGTGAGTGATTCTAGAGCCGTGGAAGAACCAAAAGACCCTGAAACTTCAGTCATTTTTCAAATCCATTCCCTCTTTCTTTCTCCGGAAGAAAAGTCGAATCAAATCGAGAAATACAAAAGAGGCGGAGTTGGATACGGAGATTTAAAAAAAGATCTTTTGGATTCTGTTTTAACTCATTTTGCTCCTTTCCGCCAAAAGCGAGAAGAACTAACACAAAACTTAGATTATGTGCACCAAGTTCTAAAAGAAGGGAAAGAAAAAGCACAGTCGGTGGCAAAAAAGAAAATAGAAGACATTAGAAAAACTCTTGGAATCTATCCTTTTTAGTTTCCGAGGAACCAAACTTTTCATTTTCTAACCTCCTCCTGTATGAAACAGGAGATATCCATACTCCCAAGATCTGATTTTGGTTGGTTCTGTTTAGGAATTTGTGGAACTGGTTTCTTTCTCAAACTAGGGTTAAAGATACCAGGATTTCATTCTTTTTTAATTCTATTCTTTCTTTTCCTCTTCATTCTTTACACAAGTCTTCCTAAGTTTTTTTCAAACCAAATCGACAAAAGAATCTATCTTTATTTATTCGCATCCATTCTCTTTCTGGTAGCCGCGAGCATCCAACAAAGCCCCAGACAAAGAACCATTCACCCCATCTTTCGTTCCTACTTAGAAACCCAATTAAAGAATTCACCGTTTACCAAGTTTGAATCAAGAATCGTCATGGGTTTTGTTACGGGATCTACAAAAGAAATTTCAGGTAGTTTCAAAGACATTGCCAAAGAATCGGGAATCTTACATTTATTTGCTGCTTCCGGACTTCATCTGGGAATTTTTATGGGATCTCTACAATTTTTAGGAAACCTTTGTTTTTCAAAACGAAAATGGATTTCTCTTTTGGTTTCTCTGGGCCTTGGATTTCTTTATTTGGCCGCTCTTGATTTTCCAGTTTCGTTTTTACGTGCTTACCTTTTTGTTTTTTTATCTCTCACAGCTTCTTTGTTTTATCGAAAGATTGGGCCAGCAGATTTACTTGTAATCGCTTCCGCCTGTATTGCGTTTTTTTTATTTTACGATTTTTTAAGTATTGGGTTTCTATTATCCTTCGGGGCAGTGTTTGGAATTTTTTTTCTAAAACCAAGGTTTGACAAACAAATTTTCCCAGAATCCAAATCAATCCTAAAAGAAAATTTAAACCTAACAATTGCTTGTTCTATTTGTAGTTTTCCTATACTCGTTTATTACTTTTCGTCTTTTTCATTTGGAGGGATTGGGATTAATTTTTTTTTAGTTCCTATGGCAGGAATTCTTTTGCCAACCCTTTACCTTAGTTTTTTTCTACAAAGTCTTGTTCCCGGGTTTTTAGCAGAAACTTTATCTTCTTGGATTTGGATTCCTGCTTCCTTTGAACTATCGATTTTTCTAAAAATATTTTATACACTAACAGAATTCGGTAGAGGTTACCAAACTTGGGCAAAACCTCCCACAGAACTTTGTATCCTTTCAATCCTAATCATCATTTCATTCCTAATGTTTTCGAAACTTCCCTTCTTGCAAAAACCCATCTTTCGAATTTGTATTTATTTCCTTCCTAGTTTATTTTTAACCTTTTCCTTTTTTTACCCAGAGGCCAAAATTCCAGGTCTTATGACAAAACGGGGAAAAGGAAATCTTTCCATTCGCATAAAAGACCATTTATATATTTTTGGAACTTGTGATTCCAAAAAAAATCTAGAACCTTTAAGGGGCCTTCTCCCACCAAAAAAAATTTCTTTTGAATCAGAATCCTGTTTGCAGGGAGTTCTCTCCCAAATTCGAAAACACAACCTAACGGATATTTTCTGGTATCAGAACGGCCAGGATCTTGATTGGATGAAAAATTTTCAACTACCGATCCAACCCCAAGGTTCCGAGATTCTAGGTGCCAATATCAGTCCAGATTTTTCCATCCTACGATTTGATGGGGATCCGAAACATGTCAGTCAGATTCTAAAACAAACAAAACTTGCGGACAAATCTAAATTTGCCCCTCGGTGGAAAGGAGTGTTACTTTTGGACTTTCCTCCTTGGAAAAAAAAGGAAGCGAATGAATGGATCCAATACCAAAAACTACTTGGGATTTCTACTGCCTGGAAAATGATACTCGTTGAGGATAGTTTTGAAATCCCCTTACGCGACCATCTCCAATATCCAAACCTTCTTTGAGGCCAAAGGCATCCGGGCTCAAAAGAAATTTGGCCAAAACTTTCTCATCGACCAAAACATAGTCAACTTTATTGTCAAATCAGTAGAACCGTTGTTAACGGACAAATCTACTGTCTTGGCTGAAATTGGAATCGGACTCGGCACTCTCACCTATCCCATTCTTAGTTTGGATCAAAAAACTTTTCTTTTTGAAATTGATCACGCTTACATCCAACTGGCCAAAGAGGAAATTTTACCGAAGTTTCCAAAGGCATTGTTGCTGGAAGGAGATGCTTTAGAGAATCTTTTTCATATTTATAATGAAAATATCTTCGTATTCGGAAATTTACCTTACCAC
This genomic interval from Leptospira brenneri contains the following:
- a CDS encoding electron transfer flavoprotein subunit alpha/FixB family protein, translating into MADVLVVGELKNGELKKISKELTSAARKIADSIGGKVHTVIITDNVDTFAGDLKAVGADTVIGANLGEFSPEGYANGIFAIIQEKKPAVVLIPHSAQGKEYSARVAIKANAGIVADAVALSVDGGKVVAKKPIYSGKAYANFKVSSEIQIFTVRANSQEVTPKDGAGAVEKSGASAGDVRTKSLSKDLSGGNKVQLADASIIVSGGRGIKGPENWPIIQDLADTLGAALGASRATVDAGWISHSHQVGQTGKTVSPNCYIACGISGAIQHLAGMGSSKYIVAINKDGDAPIFKVATYGVVADLFEVVPALTSEFKKVLG
- a CDS encoding adenylate/guanylate cyclase domain-containing protein, with translation MFQSLTNTIRSVYCIRDRFPRYMSELLFQEEQMGALFAVRFRYVIGVALVASAVANLSNIDSVFGYLINFVAIGIYFLNTFIHYQILKKSRGHWKTKYDYISLFIDNLLISITIFNWYILKGDGNPNFLVKTPLVVFYLLPLSLCLFQYRFSLVNFSFVCFLLSYYGFIIFALMDVRSLSGSDWHEYVLGDQLILSDALVTKPTVYLVLVFAISYAIFRSLRMLLKFAAAESQKTTLSRYFSPDLVSEIVSEPEVIAKGKRQKVTILFSDIRGFTQYSEPMDPEALSIFLTEFRRRMVRAIFKHNGSLDKFIGDAVMATFGTPTPSDFTGKDSLNAVLAAKSMLDELAQWNQERMKRGESEIKIGIGIHTGDVFCGSIGSEERMEYTVIGDTVNTASRIESACKDLGVSFLISEAVWMETGSPSGWDKKESVSLTGREQKIHLYAPNSN
- a CDS encoding LolA family protein, translated to MGFLWAEEGRDRLNAVIGKMNSLESFRASVTINGGLTGVVSFKSPNQLHARFSDGRIISSNGRILWFYNPDSSIAGKQDLKGVSGGLGGLLSGYENVSVSGRTFRLTSTTKRYNEIILVVSDNDLPRVLKMKRSDEEITEVAFSGIATNIGLGTGLFNFQPPTSSQIVENPLNQKE
- a CDS encoding LIC10362 family protein, yielding MWLLIVHSLAVLIFILLYAFRFRKLVPNPEQNILLQIQVATKDWKSTPNLVLLIAFSLFLLYPLTLGFSFYLRTDANVLVVILWIIWAYNWSKYTFWRE
- a CDS encoding electron transfer flavoprotein subunit beta/FixA family protein, which translates into the protein MKIVVLVKQVPDTETNIKVGDKSINEAGVKWIISPYDEFAIEEGIRIREKSGGEVIAVSLGPDRAVEALRTAYAMGVDRAVHVKVDDYVTFDSTYTSELLANLIKAENADVVIGGRQSIDTDSSQVVVQIAERLNVPHVAMALKLEFDGNKVTATREIEGGTEVVETTAPLAVTAQKGLNEPRYPSLKGIMSAKKKPVDVKKPEELGATGSKLEVVSLEPPPPRIAGRKLEAADAQGFASQLVKALREEAKVI
- the trpS gene encoding tryptophan--tRNA ligase, producing MRVLTGLQPSGKLHLGNYFSAIKKILDYQSKEELFLFIANLHALTTFRSKEELKTFTLECAIDLLALGVDPKKTVFWVQSDVPEVTELTWYLSQSITVSQLQLAHSFKDKVAKGFVPGAGLFTYPVLMASDILLFSAEKVPVGKDQKQHLEFARDIAERFNTQFGSVLTIPEPDIDENTATVPGVDGAKMSKSYQNTIDFFGTEKEIKKKVMSIVSDSRAVEEPKDPETSVIFQIHSLFLSPEEKSNQIEKYKRGGVGYGDLKKDLLDSVLTHFAPFRQKREELTQNLDYVHQVLKEGKEKAQSVAKKKIEDIRKTLGIYPF
- a CDS encoding ComEC/Rec2 family competence protein is translated as MKQEISILPRSDFGWFCLGICGTGFFLKLGLKIPGFHSFLILFFLFLFILYTSLPKFFSNQIDKRIYLYLFASILFLVAASIQQSPRQRTIHPIFRSYLETQLKNSPFTKFESRIVMGFVTGSTKEISGSFKDIAKESGILHLFAASGLHLGIFMGSLQFLGNLCFSKRKWISLLVSLGLGFLYLAALDFPVSFLRAYLFVFLSLTASLFYRKIGPADLLVIASACIAFFLFYDFLSIGFLLSFGAVFGIFFLKPRFDKQIFPESKSILKENLNLTIACSICSFPILVYYFSSFSFGGIGINFFLVPMAGILLPTLYLSFFLQSLVPGFLAETLSSWIWIPASFELSIFLKIFYTLTEFGRGYQTWAKPPTELCILSILIIISFLMFSKLPFLQKPIFRICIYFLPSLFLTFSFFYPEAKIPGLMTKRGKGNLSIRIKDHLYIFGTCDSKKNLEPLRGLLPPKKISFESESCLQGVLSQIRKHNLTDIFWYQNGQDLDWMKNFQLPIQPQGSEILGANISPDFSILRFDGDPKHVSQILKQTKLADKSKFAPRWKGVLLLDFPPWKKKEANEWIQYQKLLGISTAWKMILVEDSFEIPLRDHLQYPNLL